A single genomic interval of Actinomycetota bacterium harbors:
- the glyS gene encoding glycine--tRNA ligase subunit beta translates to MGSKELLFEIGTEELPSESVYKGLEQLEEKAAKLFEENRLSFSSIETFATPRRLVLNVKGLSDKQSPQTSRIKGPSLKAAFDAEGKPTAAAMGFSASQGAEVSDLEVVEADGASYIYAVRTEAEVSAADLLPTLLFELIRSISFSKPMRWQIESNLTFARPIRWLLGMLGDQRIDLSFGELNSGGDTYGHRILSRGPIEIESARDYFAKIEKAKVILDPARRKEIIEEGILKVLQPSERANINPKTMSEVINLVEFPTVVCANFSDDYLAIPKKVLTTAMESHQRYFPVEDEDGNLKSKFILVHNGDPAANVTIKKGHERVISARLADAKFFYHEDTKKPLEESIEKLKGVVFQERLGTVYGKALRLQKLSEFLAKALEKDHLVEKAKRAALLSKADLVSEMVVEFPDLQGVMGKEYAMTSGEDIDVAEAIFEHYLPKSFDDELPKSPIGAILSMADKIDTIVGAFAVGLIPSGSQDPYALRRQTQGIVAIVLAMDLEISLGDFIEAAINLYEQENVRFTRQKSEAKREVEDFFAGRIKQHFILLGHAQDVIEAVLAPGLRGLSIIEDKIELLSKEKEGDLVADVFYVYNRCKNLSRSELGTSIEDSLLKQPEEMVLSARLKDVKAEVLKASLEKNFMAMLKLFAGLKGPVDSFFEAVLVMEKDDKIRENRIKILNLASELFEEFADFSKLTMAGD, encoded by the coding sequence ATGGGTTCAAAAGAACTTCTTTTTGAGATCGGCACAGAAGAGTTGCCCTCTGAGTCCGTCTATAAGGGTCTTGAACAGTTGGAAGAGAAAGCGGCCAAGCTCTTTGAAGAGAATCGCTTAAGCTTTTCCAGCATTGAGACGTTTGCAACCCCGAGGCGTCTGGTTCTTAACGTGAAGGGGCTTAGCGATAAGCAGTCCCCACAGACTAGCAGAATAAAAGGCCCTTCACTCAAAGCAGCCTTCGACGCCGAGGGCAAGCCGACGGCCGCTGCAATGGGCTTCTCAGCCTCTCAGGGAGCAGAAGTATCCGACCTTGAAGTGGTCGAAGCGGACGGCGCCTCATATATCTACGCCGTCCGCACAGAGGCCGAGGTGAGCGCCGCAGATCTTCTGCCCACGCTCCTCTTTGAACTCATCAGGTCAATATCATTCTCAAAACCCATGAGGTGGCAGATTGAGAGCAACCTGACCTTCGCCCGACCGATAAGGTGGCTTCTGGGCATGCTGGGTGACCAGAGGATCGATCTCTCCTTTGGAGAGCTAAATTCCGGCGGCGACACCTATGGTCACCGCATCCTCTCAAGGGGTCCAATTGAGATCGAGAGCGCAAGGGATTATTTTGCAAAGATCGAAAAGGCCAAAGTCATTCTCGATCCCGCAAGGCGAAAAGAGATCATCGAAGAAGGGATCTTAAAGGTTTTGCAACCAAGCGAGAGAGCCAACATCAATCCCAAAACAATGTCTGAAGTGATAAATTTGGTCGAATTTCCGACCGTGGTCTGCGCCAATTTTTCCGATGACTACCTGGCCATACCGAAGAAGGTCTTAACCACGGCCATGGAATCCCATCAGCGTTATTTTCCCGTCGAGGATGAAGATGGCAACCTGAAATCGAAATTTATCCTGGTTCACAACGGGGATCCGGCTGCGAACGTGACCATAAAAAAAGGTCATGAGAGGGTGATAAGCGCTCGATTGGCTGATGCCAAATTCTTTTATCATGAGGATACCAAGAAGCCACTTGAAGAGAGTATAGAAAAGCTTAAGGGTGTAGTCTTTCAAGAGAGGCTCGGGACGGTCTACGGCAAAGCTTTACGGCTTCAGAAGCTGTCTGAATTTTTGGCCAAAGCCCTAGAGAAGGATCATTTGGTCGAAAAAGCTAAGAGAGCGGCCCTTCTGAGCAAGGCCGACCTTGTCAGCGAAATGGTCGTAGAATTCCCCGATCTTCAAGGTGTGATGGGCAAAGAGTACGCCATGACTTCGGGCGAAGATATCGATGTGGCCGAGGCCATCTTTGAACATTACCTTCCCAAGAGTTTCGATGACGAACTTCCCAAGAGTCCCATTGGGGCCATTTTGAGCATGGCTGATAAGATAGATACGATAGTGGGCGCCTTTGCGGTCGGTCTCATCCCCTCCGGCTCTCAAGATCCTTACGCTTTAAGAAGGCAGACTCAGGGAATAGTCGCCATAGTCCTAGCCATGGACCTTGAGATCTCATTGGGCGACTTCATCGAAGCGGCCATTAACCTATATGAGCAGGAGAATGTGAGATTTACCAGGCAAAAGAGCGAGGCGAAGAGAGAAGTGGAAGACTTCTTTGCGGGTAGGATCAAACAGCACTTCATTCTCCTTGGCCACGCCCAAGATGTGATAGAGGCCGTTCTTGCCCCTGGTCTTAGGGGCTTGAGCATCATCGAAGATAAGATAGAATTGCTCTCGAAAGAGAAGGAAGGCGACCTGGTCGCCGATGTCTTCTACGTCTACAACAGGTGTAAAAATCTGAGCAGAAGCGAGCTTGGGACCTCGATTGAGGATAGCCTTCTTAAGCAGCCGGAGGAGATGGTTTTGTCTGCCAGGCTTAAAGATGTAAAGGCAGAGGTGCTCAAAGCATCTTTGGAAAAGAATTTTATGGCGATGCTAAAGTTATTTGCCGGTCTTAAGGGGCCGGTAGATTCATTTTTTGAGGCGGTTCTGGTCATGGAGAAGGACGACAAAATCCGGGAGAACCGGATAAAGATATTGAATCTGGCATCCGAGCTTTTTGAGGAGTTTGCCGATTTCTCCAAACTTACCATGGCCGGCGATTGA
- the glyQ gene encoding glycine--tRNA ligase subunit alpha: MNFQDIIMNLHSYWSSYGCVIAQPYDLEVGAGTFSPHTFLRSLGPEPWKVAYVEPSRRPTDGRYGENPNRLQHYYQFQVILKPSPDDIQEIYLDSLKRLGIETKEHDVRFVEDDWESPTLGAWGLGWEVWLDGMEITQFTYFQQVGGIDLKPISVELTYGLERIAMYIQGKDSVYDLAWNDEITYGEVHRQGEVEWSKYNFEVADTKMLSDLFDRFEAESKATLGSGLVLPAYDYVLKCSHVFNLLDARGAISVTERTRFIARVRDLARDSAGAYLAHRESMGFPLMR; encoded by the coding sequence ATGAATTTTCAAGACATAATAATGAACCTGCACTCCTATTGGTCATCCTATGGCTGCGTGATAGCTCAGCCCTACGATCTCGAAGTGGGGGCGGGAACATTTAGCCCCCACACCTTTCTTCGCTCCTTGGGTCCCGAACCCTGGAAAGTGGCCTACGTCGAGCCGTCCAGAAGGCCGACCGACGGTCGTTACGGAGAGAACCCAAATCGACTTCAACACTACTATCAATTTCAGGTCATCTTGAAGCCATCGCCCGATGATATTCAGGAAATATATCTCGATAGCCTAAAGAGACTTGGGATAGAGACCAAAGAGCACGATGTCCGTTTCGTCGAGGACGATTGGGAGTCCCCGACGCTCGGAGCTTGGGGGCTCGGCTGGGAGGTCTGGCTCGATGGCATGGAGATAACCCAGTTTACCTACTTTCAGCAGGTGGGGGGGATAGACCTCAAACCGATTTCGGTCGAGCTGACATACGGGTTGGAGAGGATAGCCATGTATATCCAGGGCAAAGATAGCGTTTACGACCTGGCCTGGAACGATGAGATAACCTACGGGGAGGTCCACCGCCAAGGAGAGGTCGAGTGGTCCAAATACAATTTCGAAGTGGCCGACACCAAGATGCTCTCCGATCTTTTCGATAGGTTCGAGGCCGAATCGAAAGCGACCTTGGGTAGCGGGCTCGTTCTTCCAGCTTACGATTATGTTTTGAAGTGTTCCCACGTCTTCAATCTTTTGGATGCGCGCGGTGCCATAAGCGTCACCGAGAGGACCCGGTTTATAGCGAGAGTCAGGGATCTGGCCAGAGATTCGGCAGGCGCCTACTTGGCTCACAGGGAGAGCATGGGCTTTCCGCTTATGCGTTAG